The Acidobacteriota bacterium DNA window TGTATTTGATGCACATAAACCAAGAAAAATAAGGCATAGAGCTGATATGGAAGAAAGTATTTTTATCGATTCAGGATTAACTTTTTCAGATATAACTACAGGTTTTACCACTTTCCATACTGCCAACTGAAATAATCCTCCAGATAGACCATTCAGCCCTGCATCACGAAAATCCCAGAATCTCTGAGGTGTTATCCATTGCAAAATCTCATCGAATGTCCCAATAAGGAGAGCAAAAAGAGTGGCTGTAAAATATATACTTTTATCTTTAACATTATGAGTCAGAGCTTTAAAAAGAAAAAACCCAAGCAATCCATATTCTAAAAAATGAACAGCCTCTTCCGGTATTTTCCATAACTTCAAGGTAAAGTATAGATAAAGCCCAGCTACAATAAATAGCCAAAAGTAATTTGATGCATGCCTTATTTTCAGTTTAAAAGATAAAAAATAAAGTAACCCCAGAAAACCTATTCCTAAAACCACTAATACAAAATATCCAAAGACCTCCCTTCCCCAATTATTGTAGACAAATTTTTGAATACTTCTCGCCACCGGAACAGTTAAAAAAATTGCTGTAGAGCAAAGGGCCACCCATAGCCATGCTAAAACAATCTTCCTTCTTGATACAGCTTCCATCAAATATTTACAATAAATTTTATATAAAATTATTCCTTTTTCCAAACAAAGTTTTAAAACTTGCCTCTGCTATTATGTTAAATAGAAGACTTGGAAAAACATTAATTTTTG harbors:
- a CDS encoding VanZ family protein, with translation MEKGIILYKIYCKYLMEAVSRRKIVLAWLWVALCSTAIFLTVPVARSIQKFVYNNWGREVFGYFVLVVLGIGFLGLLYFLSFKLKIRHASNYFWLFIVAGLYLYFTLKLWKIPEEAVHFLEYGLLGFFLFKALTHNVKDKSIYFTATLFALLIGTFDEILQWITPQRFWDFRDAGLNGLSGGLFQLAVWKVVKPVVISEKVNPESIKILSSISALCLIFLGLCASNTPERVAYYTRLIPALSFLQKEESMSEFGYKYKDPEIGVFYSRLSLKSLQKEDKVKGEKYAQILNESVNKDYDQFLKEYNPITHPFMHELRVHLFRRDSYFEKGNISSNIDEKRESYFIAYKENLILKKYFTQSIQKSVYRWSEDKIQKGANLIDKNKFYESPVSAGLFTKFSEKTMWIVILVLISTLIFFNLAYSSISKKTGSESGSGLNI